In Vigna unguiculata cultivar IT97K-499-35 chromosome 3, ASM411807v1, whole genome shotgun sequence, a single genomic region encodes these proteins:
- the LOC114179380 gene encoding uncharacterized protein LOC114179380: MGRPRIRLCFGLATPRVRACSASTFRSKSPSSASIKFANRTEFSGHHSNGAEAGNKIMVVVDSSFEAKGALDWALSHTVQSQDTLVLVHVTRPNMEDTESGGKFNVKAYQLLLDMKSMCERKRAGVVVNVVMLEGEEKGVAIVEEAKQQRVSLLVVGQRKRSFLWCMLRTWVRKGTRPGFVEYCIQNSPCMTIAIRRKNKKHGGYLITTKRHKNFWLLA; this comes from the exons ATGGGAAGACCACGTATCAGGCTGTGCTTTGGTCTCGCCACGCCTCGTGTTCGAGCCTGTTCTGCATCTACTTTTCGTTCCAAGTCCCCCTCCTCTGCTTCCATCAAATTTGCAAACAGAACCGAGTTTTCAGGCCACCACTCTAACGGGGCTGAAGCAGGCAATAAGATAATGGTGGTCGTGGATTCTAGCTTTGAAGCCAAGGGGGCTCTTGATTGGGCACTTTCTCACACTGTTCAAAGCCAAGACACTCTTGTTCTTGTTCATGTCACCAGACCCAACATGGAAG ATACGGAATCTGGTGGGAAGTTTAATGTGAAGGCTTATCAACTTCTCCTTGATATGAAAAGTATGTGCGAAAGGAAGAGAGCCGGG GTGGTGGTGAATGTAGTTATGTTGGAGGGAGAGGAAAAGGGTGTTGCCATAGTGGAAGAGGCAAAGCAACAGAGGGTGTCATTATTGGTTGTAGGACAAAGAAAACGATCCTTCTTGTGGTGCATGTTGCGAACATGGGTACGAAAGGGAACACGACCTGGCTTCGTTGAGTATTGTATACAGAACTCACCCTGCATGACAATTGCCATCAGGAGGAAGAATAAGAAACATGGAGGCTACTTGATTACTACCAAACGCCACAAAAATTTTTGGCTTTTGGCTTAG
- the LOC114179323 gene encoding probable galacturonosyltransferase 11, with amino-acid sequence MRRRAADYRRPVRRRFSYWIWLLLAFSSILALLLFLLQHNHHHQDPHHYPLPERNERVEQFAKESLNFTQEILSVTSFSRQLAEQMILAKAYVVIAKEHNNLHLAWQLSSKIRNCQLLLSKAAITGEPITLEEAEPIIRSLSLLMFKAQDIHYDIATTIVTMRSHIQALEERANAAIVQSTVFGQIAAEAIPKSLHCLNVKLMSDWLRMPSLQELSDERKNSPRLVDNNLYHFCIFSDNVLATSVVVNSTVSNADHPKQLVFHIVTNGVSYGVMLAWFLRNDFKGATIEIQNIEEFHWLNASYSPLVKQLLNPDSRTFYFGAYQDLNVEPKMRNPKYLSLLNHLRFYIPEIYPQLEKVVFLDDDLVVQKDLTPLFSLDLHGNVNGAVETCLEAFHRYYKYINFSNSVISSRFDPQACAWAFGMNIFDLVAWRKANVTGRYHYWQDQNADGTLWKLGTLPPALLCFYGLTEPLDRRWHVLGLGYDLNIDNRLIESAAVIHFNGNMKPWLKLAIGRYKPLWDKYINQSHPHLQDCVTS; translated from the exons ATGCGACGACGGGCTGCCGATTATCGGCGCCCGGTTCGACGGAGGTTTTCATATTGGATCTGGCTTCTCCTCGCCTTCTCCTCTATCCTTGCTCTCCTTCTCTTCCTTCTCCaacacaaccaccaccaccaagaTCCGCATCATTATCCTTTGCCG GAGAGAAATGAAAGAGTTGAACAATTTGCTAAGGAGAGTTTGAATTTTACTCAAGAGATTTTAAGTGTTACATCATTTTCACGACAGTTAGCAGAACAAATGATTCTGGCCAAAGCTTATGTGGTTATTGCCAAAGAGCATAACAATCTTCACCTTGCCTGGCAGCTTAGCTCAAAGATCAGAAATTGCCAGCTTTTGCTTTCAAAAGCGGCCATCACTGGTGAGCCCATCACGTTGGAGGAAGCAGAGCCAATTATTAGAAGCCTTTCTCTTCTAATGTTTAAGGCACAAGATATCCATTATGACATTGCAACCACAATAGTGACCATGAGATCACATATTCAAGCTCTAGAAGAGCGAGCCAATGCAGCAATAGTTCAAAGCACCGTGTTTGGTCAAATAGCAGCTGAAGCAATACCCAAAAGTCTTCACTGTCTAAATGTGAAACTCATGTCTGATTGGCTAAGGATGCCTTCCCTGCAGGAACTCTCAGATGAGAGGAAAAACTCCCCACGGCTTGTGGACAACAATCTCTATCATTTCTGCATATTTTCAGATAATGTACTGGCAACATCTGTAGTTGTAAACTCAACTGTCTCCAATGCTGACCATCCAAAGCAATTGGTCTTTCACATTGTCACTAATGGAGTCAGTTATGGGGTAATGCTAGCATGGTTCCTACGTAATGACTTTAAAGGAGCCACCATAGAGATACAGAACATTGAGGAGTTTCATTGGTTGAATGCATCTTATTCTCCTCTTGTCAAGCAGCTCCTTAATCCTGATTCAAGAACCTTCTATTTTGGAGCATATCAAGATTTAAATGTTGAACCCAAAATGCGGAATCCCAAGTATCTGTCTTTATTGAATCATCTTCGGTTTTACATCCCTGAGATTTATCCGCAACTTGAGAAGGTTGTCTTCCTGGATGATGACCTTGTTGTCCAGAAGGATCTGACCCCACTTTTCTCACTGGATTTGCATGGGAATGTGAACGGTGCTGTGGAAACTTGTCTGGAAGCCTTTCATAGATACTACAAGTATATCAACTTCTCAAATTCAGTTATTAGCTCGAGATTTGATCCACAGGCATGTGCATGGGCATTTGGTATGAACATTTTTGACTTGGTTGCATGGAGGAAGGCAAATGTGACCGGAAGATATCACTATTGGCAGGACCAGAATGCTGATGGGACACTCTGGAAGCTGGGGACACTTCCTCCTGCTCTTTTGTGTTTTTATGGTTTGACAGAGCCACTTGACAGAAGATGGCATGTTTTAGGATTGGGTTATGACCTAAACATTGACAATCGCCTCATTGAAAGTGCGGCAGTCATTCACTTCAACGGGAACATGAAACCGTGGTTGAAGTTAGCCATAGGCAGGTACAAGCCCCTATGGGACAAGTACATAAATCAAAGTCACCCTCATCTTCAAGATTGTGTCACAAGTTGA
- the LOC114175992 gene encoding isoaspartyl peptidase/L-asparaginase-like: protein MGWAIALHGGAGDIPLSLPPERRQPREEALRHCLQIGVEALKAKLPPLDVVERVVRELENIPQFNAGKGSVLTSKGTVEMEASIMDGTTMNCGAVSGLTTVVNAVSLARLVMEKTPHIYLAFDGAEEFARQQGVETLDSTHFITAENIERLKQAIEANRVQIDYTQPIQNDTKKETAIGNGDSQIGTVGCVAVDGNGNLASATSTGGLVNKMVGRIGDTPVIGAGTYADARCAVSATGKGEAIIRGTVARDVAALMEFKGLSLEEAATCVVHERTPKGTVGLVAVSAKGEVTMPFNTTGMFRACATEDGYSEISIWPAPKFE from the exons ATGGGTTGGGCCATAGCTCTACACGGCGGCGCCGGCGACATCCCCCTTTCACTACCACCGGAGCGCCGTCAGCCACGAGAGGAAGCCCTCCGCCACTGCCTCCAAATCGGCGTCGAAGCTCTCAAAGCCAAACTGCCTCCTCTCGACGTGGTTGAGCGCGTC GTTCGGGAGTTGGAGAACATTCCGCAGTTCAACGCGGGAAAGGGATCCGTGCTCACTTCCAAAGGCACCGTTGAAATGGAAGCTTCAATCATGGACGGCACCACTATGAATTGCGGAGCCGTTTCCGGCCTCACTACGGTTGTCAACGCCGTCTCTCTCGCTCGATTGGTCATGGAGAAAACGCCTCACATTTATCTCGCTTTCGATGGAGCAGAGGAATTTGCACGACAACAA GGCGTTGAGACTCTCGATTCAACCCATTTTATCACTGCAGAAAACATTGAAAGGCTAAAGCAGGCAATAGAAGCCAATAGGGTCCAG ATTGACTATACCCAACCTATCCAAAACGATACTAAGAAAGAAACAGCAATTGGTAATGGTGATAGTCAAATTGGAACTGTTGGGTGTGTGGCTGTTGATGGTAATGGAAATTTAGCTTCTGCAACATCTACTGGTGGACTAGTGAACAAAATGGTTGGTCGAATTGGTGACACACCAGTCATAGGTGCTGGTACCTATGCTGATGCACGTTGTGCGGTTTCAGCAACAGGCAAAGGTGAAGCAATAATACGAGGAACCGTGGCAAGAGATGTCGCTGCTCTGATGGAGTTTAAGGGACTTTCTCTCGAGGAAGCTGCGACTTGTGTTGTGCATGAGCGAACGCCAAAAGGCACTGTTGGTTTGGTTGCTGTGTCTGCCAAAGGAGAAGTTACAATGCCTTTTAATACAACAGGCATGTTCAGAGCATGTGCTACTGAAGATGGGTATTCTGAGATTTCAATTTGGCCTGCACCCAAATTTGAGTGA
- the LOC114179768 gene encoding protein BREAKING OF ASYMMETRY IN THE STOMATAL LINEAGE yields the protein MTTMTCLLGSCFNVCWLPLDDHELTSPPAAKSMTFNKSEEKNFNTICNNNLSRSSNKCSSKKHVNNPIIKDKDVGGVPIGNKFDHSSWSLSADEDYIVFCFGNDVAQENKGVNSEVLVKGLNKMQKSSRPMNRKLKYGMDEEQGSVWNIHDKRSNFRQHRNDERGGGSVVHCHHPQLSLNEKERVMVQSEGSAESRSSDQSEGNRSSFAFPVLAWEWIGSPVQMPKSEGLHLRKHKSRAVTFQCCRF from the exons ATGACCACAATGACATGTCTACTCGGATCATGTTTCAATGTTTGCTGGTTGCCCTTAG ATGATCACGAACTGACTTCACCCCCTGCAGCGAAAAGCATGACATTCAACAAAAGCGAGGAAAAAAACTTCAACACTATCTGCAACAACAATTTGTCACGGTCGAGCAACAAATGCAGCAGCAAGAAACACGTGAACAATCCAATAATTAAAGACAAAGATGTTGGTGGGGTTCCCATAGGAAATAAGTTCGATCATTCAAGTTGGTCACTCTCTGCAGATGAAGATTACATAGTGTTTTGctttggaaatgatgtggcacaAGAAAACAAAGGAGTCAATTCTGAGGTTCTTGTCAAAGGTCTAAATAAAATGCAGAAAAGTTCAAGGCCAATGAATAGGAAG CTGAAGTATGGTATGGATGAAGAACAAGGCAGTGTCTGGAACATTCATGACAAAAGATCAAACTTTAGGCAGCATCGTAATGATGAACGTGGTGGAGGTTCTGTAGTTCACTGCCACCACCCTCAACTATCCTTGAATGAAAAGGAACGAGTGATGGTACAATCTGAAGGGTCTGCAGAATCAAGAAGCTCTGACCAATCTGAAGGCAATAGAAGTTCTTTTGCCTTCCCTGT GCTAGCTTGGGAATGGATTGGAAGCCCAGTGCAAATGCCAAAATCAGAAGGTTTGCACCTAAGGAAGCACAAGTCCAGAGCAGTGACATTTCAGTGTTGTAGATTCTGA